A genome region from Myxocyprinus asiaticus isolate MX2 ecotype Aquarium Trade chromosome 12, UBuf_Myxa_2, whole genome shotgun sequence includes the following:
- the LOC127448984 gene encoding protein MANBAL-like, with product MSADLDLSTPEVPEPTLFESLLRYGLFLGAIFQLVCILAIIIPTSKSHEQVETSEPADTRSAEQNRKPKGSVQQIRQKLKKESKKKR from the exons ATGTCTGCAGATCTGGATCTTTCTACTCCAGAGGTTCCTGAGCCCACGCTCTTTGAGAGTCTCTTGCGTTATGGATTGTTTTTAGGAGCGATTTTTCAACTTGTCTGTATATTAGCAATAATAATACCTACATCCAAGAGCCATGAACAG GTGGAGACATCAGAACCAGCTGACACTCGCAGCGCCGAGCAGAACAGAAAGCCAAAGGGATCCGTTCAACAAATCCGACAGAAACTGAAAAAGGAGAGCAAGAAAAAGAGATAG